TGCAACGAACGCGTAGCGTTTGTATTGCGTATTTCATATTTCTTTGCCTGATAAAAGGGATGAAAACAACGTACCTTATAAGGGTATAAGATTCAAAGCCACTCTCAAAATACTATTTCAATGATTTGCGACATCGCTGTTTGCAAGTTGAcgatttatttcgttttccaaATGCAATTTACCTTGCCTCAAACCAATAACAATCCCCATAGATTCAGCGTGATCCTGCTTCTGTCCCCCGACTGGCTGCTGCAGTACTAAACGCTGTGGCAGTGTTCCCGGACTGAGTATACCTACTACTATTACAACTACTGTTGCGTAGAGCTGATAGAGATGATGAACGAAGAGCATATGTGAATGCTATTTTTGTAGATAAGAATAAGCTATAGCAATcagaaaagttgaaaaaggcgaaaaaaacaAGTTAAAAGTACACAATACTAATCCCAAAGCAACATTTCCGAAACGGCgtaacgaaaaggaaaaacgaccAAAACAGAATTGGTAGTtattctctatctctcctgGTTCTCGCTTATCGATAAACGTgcgtgtgtcctgtgtgttggtgtgtaaaTCCCAGCTAGAAGAACCCAGATAGAAAGATATGCTTAGGTTCATGTAAATGATGCGGGATAAGTGGCGAAGGACAATTTAAATCAAATGAGAGGATTGGCAGAGAAGTGCACATCGTGATTTAGCTCGCAGTGCACACCGCGAGGATGTCAGTTTCGAATTAAAATGCTCGTATAGCGAGTtgcgtcgtttgtttttgtttctgtttgtaaATAGAACATTCAATGTGGGAGGGATTAAACGGTTTGACTACTCTAGATAGAAAGTGATAGTCGTTTCGCCAAAACACCGGCGTCAGTTATCATCGACGTCGGAGGCAAGTGAATGTGTTGCGTATGATAAGAACGGTGAAGCGAATTAGGAAGCTCTAGCGAGCataagtgtgtgcgtgtggtttcGGATGCGGTTTGTTTGAAAGGATACTGCGAGAACGAGCATCGTAATTGTAAGTAAGCTAATCACGGAATCGTTAGTGTAATAAGCAACAAGGAGCTTTTTATTCAGCTAAATGGCCATTGGATGATGCTTTTGGGTTTCCACAAAAATCATTTGAACAAAACTAACCTTGATTGTAGTAGATATAGGGTATGGAAACCCCCGAAATCTTATTAGCAACCGCCGAAGGCATGGAATAGAGAGTTGCACGAGATTCTGGTTGTGTGTCTAATCGACGAATGCAATTGCGTGATGATTAGCTGGAAAGAGATTTGAATTGAGTGCGAACATGGAAAGGACCCTGTGTGTCCGTGATGTGATGACGGAACAGATCGTTggcaaaataaaacacacacaaaccaagaACAAAAATCGCAAAATGGTGTTATTGGCAAAAGAAAGTCTGCAAGATGAGAAAACGATGTACTAGATTAGGCAAGATTGTGAATAGTTCAAATGAAAGATATAGGAATTgaaatttaagaaaaatggctaaaaTCGATGGGAAAATTtcgggaaaaaagaaacacaaatgaaacaatgaaatcCAGAATGAGGGGGCTGCAGGAGGCGATTGCGCACGAACTGGTAAATCAGACAGACaggataaaagaaaaatagaaactCTCATTCTACTCTGAAGTAGTGAATatatataaaacaaaaaaaaacatatgaaTATAGGAAAGCGTAAAATAATTCGACAACAATTAGTCTATTacggaaacaaaacaagcagTGTATTTatatataaaattataaataaaataatttaaacaaGTTAGCAAAACAGTTCCTTCGCGtagatttttataaaattgcCCATAGCGCTAGCTTGGCAGAATGGCAGCTATTTGTACAGTGGTTGCTCGATCGTCTGTAAAAGGGAAAAACCGGTAGATATAATTCATAGATTCCGTCTCTAAATTAAGTCATTTCCTCTTCAGTAAGGCATTTCAACTGGCGTGTACTAAAGCGGTCCCTCCTTTATTTATTGCGGTACCCCTACCTCGTTACGATTGACATTTGCTGAAGAGTTTCAGAAATTGCATTTGTGGTTTCTGTGGTGCATGGGGATACCATTCAATTTACCTCTGAGCACAATGCAAGCACCAGTCGTTTGCATCAACccgtttcattcaaatttgaaCGTCGCACATCAAccatataaataaaatatcattAAGTTAAGTTATGGAGCACATTCAATTACCTATCCTATTTGTTCGCCATCCGCGAATACGTGCGGCGAATCGTTGAATAATTGCGTTCTGTTTCCTGGAGATGCAACTATTCACATATTTGTTTGTCTGGAACCACCAATAGGTTACGTTATTGTTGGTTGCCATAACTACGATGACTTTTGAAGGGGATCATTGTTGTAATGGACTATTTTCTAGAAGTGCCGATGTGACCTGCAGTGCAAAATTGATTCTTCATGAACATTCTTTTCAAATTGCCCAATTAACAGGATTAAAATGTTGATAACCCCTTACTTGTCGCCATACTGCATTGAATTGTAACTCGATACACGCAttattttgtttacttttacttTGCACATAATTCCACATAATCTATTGCATTGACCTCCCGAAGCCATTGCTTTCAATTTCGTTCATGGATCGTGATGAAAGGCCACTGGTTGCGGCGTTCGCTTAAAAATTGACAAAATCTAGCTCTCGCATCATCCGCAAGGTGAGCCGCAGTGTTTTCACGTCCGAGAGCCAGGCCGCATTACCCTTGTCCGGAtcgatgcggtgcggtagCACCAGATCCAGCCGATACTTCGGGGTGGCCACTACTATACCCTGCTGCTTAACCGCCAACTCAATATGATGTATGCCGATCGTGTCCTCTTCGCCGGTCAGATACACATCGATAATCATATTTTCGCAACTGGCCGTACTGGGAGATTTACAATTCATCTGCAGATAGATATCCTCAGTGGCCACCGTCTGGCGATACGATATCCTATACTCGGGCCGCTTTCGAGTTTCGAACAAGGCTTCAGCctcgcactgctgctgcaattccCATTCCTCGAGTGTCTGCGGTTTCTCATCGGGTACCGCTGACGGTTGCAGTGGCGCATAGGTGCACGGTGTTATATGCTCCGTTGGGTCAACAGTGGTGATCTTCTTTTTGCTTGGTTTCGCCACAGGTTCGCCGATGTCTCCAGGCCCTGAAAGTGTATACGGTGAATGAGGCAATATCGCCAAGGCGGGGACAGCTGAATAGCTCAAGACAAACCAAATTGTGGACCATCCTGCTGGGTTTCCTCATCCGACGAGTCATCGTTGCTGGTTTTCAAAAGCTTCTGAAGCATTTTAATGCTCTCACCACCTAGGAGGGACATCTTGCCGGCATAAAATATgagaacacaaacacgcacttCCAATCAATCCCAGTCGACTATGATTTGTAATATCGATAAAACACAGCCAGGTACAAGCGGGTCGCACTGTGCGCTCACCAGCATACTAAATATGGAATGTTGCTATGGTAGCACTGGGTAACCTAGACGCTCTGACGCATGAGGATTTTTGGGTGTCCCGTTTGAATACGATTTTAACTGCTCACTACTGGATAAACGATGGGACTACTTTtgagcgaaatgaaaatatataTTCTTTATAAATATGGAATACCGGATCATAACTATGCCGCATTAGATTTGTCCGTTAAATGGTTGCATGTCTAGTCCGGTAGGTTCAAACGTCGATTCACATTTCATGAAACTATAAATCACACATTCAATTCTGTATCAGGAAGAGACTGATGAAGATCTCTCCCTAACCGTGCCATAGGGTCTTGAGTATAAAATACAGGCGATCACTGTACAAAATCAAATACCATATCCGATCGGTAGAGATCATTCTATGATATCGGTTTTGCCTCAATCGGAAACAATCGCCTCTTCCGCGCGGTTCTTTGGCCgtggctgctgcggctgctgcttgtgATATTATCCGTTTCTCTTATAACCACTAGCCCCTCAAAACGGTTGTGTCACGACCAAATCGCGatcagcgaacgcgcgcgcacgcttcATGTTTGGGCGGCGTGCGTCGGTCTCGTCTGCTGCCtgtcttcgccttcttcttgaTCCCAGCATCGACCAGCCTCTGCCTTGCCCGCTTACTCAGTCAGCATCAGCACTGCGACAACGCCGCGCAGTGGTCTGGTCGCGGTTTGATGGCCGTGCCATATATTCTGTGAGATATTTTTTCGCGCTCTCACATTTAAATCAGTCCACTCTGCGACGGCAGCCGGTCTGGACGACGTCGTCTGTTCGTCTGGGACCTTTCTGTCTGTTGCTGAACCATTCTTCGTAAGTGTGTACTCCAGGGAGTGAGTTTGGTGCGTAATTCTAATTGTTGCCGTTCAAAACCGAAAATTTGAATCAAGTGAAAGTGACCAGCACAGTGGTGTTAGAAATCGATGACGGAAGGTCAGCGACACAGTCCGACTTAAGAGGTGTAGCGCCTGAAGCTGAGAAGGGGATCCCGCGTGGTCACGGGAGTCGAATTTCAGTCCTCAACTTGTCTTCCTGCGTGGTGGACATAATTAGCTAAAGAGCCGGCCGTGAGTCACCCGCCAACGTCGTAGTCGTCTGTGAGTTCACTGAGGGTTTCCATGGATTCGAACTAGTCAGCAACGGGATTGTGGAagtgtagcacgcgtgcaaaGTCTGATGTTAAAGTTACTGATCGTTGAAGAGTGTCCTGCGATAAATTGAGATTTCTCAAGTGATCCACATGCGGTTGTGAGTGTTTCGTTTTCAGAAAAGTTACTAATTGATTCAGATCCTCCCAACACCGTAAGGTACAAAAAGGTAGGATAACAGGGAACTGTGAGCAGTTTGTGTGCCCTGGCGTGATAAATTACATAAATGTAGTTCTTAAAAATAACCCTTTCATCGGTCCGGTAACACCTGTATGGTGTGAAATGTCTCCACGATGGCAGAATATCGGCGACCGTTTTGCGGAACTGCCTCTTTGGCCATGCAGCCATCACTGACCACTGTCACTGGGGGTACAAGCATCTCAGCACGGCTCACGCGGCTTGGTGCGAATCTGTTGCATCACTCAACACAAGCATTACTTGCGCCGTTTCGCCGGTCATCTCCTTCATTGTGGTACTTCCGTACGCTTGTTTGACGGGTGTTCGTGGCCCACGGTCACGTTCAGCTTTCTTTGGCCGTCGCAgaacggaagaagaagtgaagcAGCCACCCGCGCCAACCCGCGGattcgacgatggcgacgaccgaATGCATTCAAATGAGATTTAACGACTTAATTATTAATACGCGTGAGTGCTGTATGGTGCTGATTTATGGCAAAGCTTACTGCAGCTGGTTGCTGCAGCCCCCCCTGtttccgtcgtggtcgttgggTGCTTTGTTCGTGGGATTCGTTTCGGTTGAGGTTCTGGATCACTCGCGCAGGTCAAGGATAGCGCGATATGTTCGGTTAATCCTCACTTTGCTGCTattgtatgtgagtgtgtgcgtgcgcttgAGTCTTGCTTGATCATAAACATTTGCCGGTCACTTCGATCTTCGAAGACGTATCTAAATCCACTCGGATTGAATTTGCTGGGACCGCTTGAACGAATTTATGGGCGATCGTTCAGTCGACTTAGACCTTTTCCAGATCGCATCCTCATGAGATGACGCCTGTGTCGGTGGTCGGGTTGTGATAGAGAATATATCTTAATAAGTCGTAAAAGTAATTTATCGTCTTACGAGATTGTTTGTGCTCCAGTCTGTAGTCCGTGCTCAAGATGACTCAAACGACAGTAAATAGCCGTTGCGCTCGTAAAGGGAGTCTtactcgttcgctctctctttctcttagaGCACGTGTTCCAatatcggtttcggtttcgaattTGCAAAGTTCGCAAGCCGGCTCAAGTGGCTAGGGCTATGTAAGGCAGTTGATGACTTTTTAAGCTGCAGTGATTTGTCGCAAACTGATTCGCGGATGTATATAAGCCATTGCGGCTAACGTCTTCATTGCCGGTGTTAAGAGGCGTTTCAAGAGAAATACAGTTCCTTTTTTAAATCATTCCGGAGCTGAACAAATAAGTTTAAATCGTATGTTTGCCGAATTGGATGGTCAATCTTCCAGTCATGATGGCCAGGAATAACCTGGGGAACGGTAGCGGAAACCAACGACGAAGGGTGATAGATCCGTGAAACGCGCATCAAAGTTTGCAAATGACCCGGAACGAACATGAACATGGGGTGGTGCCGCTCATAAACACTGTCGCCCCAAAAGCTGAGCGATGAAAGAGACCACACCGAGGTGGCCCGGTGGTGGCAccttaccaaccaaccaaccgaccaactaATCCGTGGTTCCTccatcgtgtgcgtgtgcaaaCGAACAAGCGTGCGGGATACTATCGAGCCAATAATTCAACTCCCACATGGCCTCGAGGGGTTGTGCTCTCCGCACCACCGTCAACCGGGAGTTGACAGATCGGCAATGGGGCCCGGGCAAATCGCGtctcttgctctccctctctttctttctctctctctctctctctctcccctctccctctctccctttctccctcctcTCTTCTCCGGACGACCATCTGTTTTTCGCACGCGGCCACCCCAAGGTTATCGCCGCCTAGAGCTGGCTAGAGAACACTCCTAGCGGTGGCGCTTGATTTTCCATGCTACCTTTTGGAACCCCGGAGTGGTCCCAGCGCCGGGCCGTGAGTGTGTCATGTTCGTGCGATAACCGATTGGCCAGATATGGAACGGAGCGGCATGGTTTTTGGCACGTTCGCGCATCCTCGTCTCACTTTTTGGGAGCCGAGAGCACAACACACCTACtcaaagcgatcgatcgatcgatcgaaggtagCGATTGTAAGAGCGGTTACACCGACGGTCGCGTGTTGCTCACTCTGCGCCCATGACGCAAGCGGAACAGATCGTTTCGATAATCGCGCCGAACATGATCACGATTACGGCTAAACAAACAGCTCGCACGCCGTTTGGGTTAGGCCATTGGGAGAGACACGCAATTTCGCAGACATCGCGCTCCTTActaaccaactaaccaaccaactgtGTTCTTATCTTGCAGATCGTTGACTGGTAAAGCTGAGTCCGTGCTTCTTTAGTCCTCGGCAGCTCGATGATCGTCCGGTGGCTGAAAATGGTTCGACCCgccggttggttgctgctgtcggtgttaCTGGTTGCCATTTGCCTCGAAACGGCTGGCGGTTGGCGATATGATAGACGTGAGTGCGTCCGATTTCCTGTTTAACGCCATACACATTTCAGGTCACCCGTCCATTGACgacgaagaaaagcaaatcgGTTGGTTGTGCCGCTTGTTATGGGGTTATTCTAcaaatcgcgatcgcaaaATACCGATCGTAAATTCCCAACATCGGTACTCGCGTCACGATCCAGAAACTCTTGAATATATGTAGTCCGCATGCGCAACCACAAATAACATGcggagtatttttttttttggaaggatAAGGTTTTCCTGAAACTCGATCACCAGTGTCCCGTTTGTCAGTTCGGGTGTTCCATCGACCACGGCACGCGGAACCATTTAtcacaccttcttcttctttctccagAATGGAGACCACCATACCAGGCCCACCGGTCGGGACCTTGGTGACCATTCGTTCGGAGTTCGGAAATTCAAATCACGCTCTCGTGCAGGCGCAGTGTGATGCGTGTGCTCTAAATGTTTGCAAACTCCAAATCAAGTAATTCCTTCTCCcgtattttatttatttcattttcttcccgCACATGTCTCACAtcccgccatcatcatcatcgccggctCGAGGGTGCTTCGTGATTGACGTGACTTCGGCtcgaacaacaaaaccaacggatttgaaaaaaaaaaacctaaaataTATTCTCACATCGTCCATCCACAACGCATATCGTTGCGTGGTGCGTGCGAATGGATACATACTGGATGATgccaacgaaaaacaaaaaaaaaaaaacaaaaatcaaatcaccAAACATCTTCCGCACCCCGCGGGGCGGCGATGGGGAAACCGGTCCCGgttcgatggtggtgtgggCCCGCTTAGTGCCCAGACTGTATGGAGACAAGCTGCCGACGAAAGCCATTTCGCCCCGGTTGCGCAAAGTTCAAAGGCGAATCGTGATGCTACACGATTCCTATCGCTCCAAGGTGGTACCACCGGCCGCGAATATGCTAAACATGGTGAGTAATCAGGGAACGCGGGATTCTGCCCCGCCCCGCCCCCGCCCCCGCCATTCGATGCAGGGCGgccgtgcgcgtgtgtgtccccTGGATGTCTGTCATGAACGTCGTAAAAGCCCGGGGGAAGCCGCCGCACGCTGGAACGATATAAATAATTTAGTTTCCAAAAAACTTATAGACGATCCCGAATCAGATCGCTGTTTGAGTTTGGCGGAAGCCGTCGAGGTGTTAGCTGAGGGTTCTGTTTACTTAACCCAAATATTCTCACCGCAAGATAAATGGATTATGATGCGTTTGCAGATCGTGTAGCAATTTAACTTTCTGGGACCCGTTGCTTTCGAATCATCGTTACATATTTGTTATCTTATTTACGTATCTGTAGTTTGGAGTGTTGTTGTACTACATGTAGCTAGGGGAATTCTGCTAACTCTACGGACATGAAACTAGAAAGTGTCTTCTTTATTAATAACTTGCCAATTCAGCTGATAAGAATTGGCAAATCTGTACCTCAGCTATTGTTATCTAGTGATCGTTAATCTGTTTCAATATTTTAGTTTTAGTAAGGTGGCAGTTTGTTTACTGAAGAACTAAATAGGAAACACGTAAGATATCTTATAGATTTTCCCATTTAATAGCCCGTAGTTCTCATATTTCTACCGAAGATTGCGTGTCAACCATCTCATAAACTAGTGTCCATTTAGCAATATCATAAAACGCCCTCAAGGCACTTCTGCCGATCGTTGTCCACGGCACCATCATAACTAACTCCACCATTGTTGCTCATAATTTAGCATCGTGATCAGCATTACGGACGGTTATTTCATCGTGTTTTGATGCCATCGCTGGCAAAATATTGATATTGCCTGCCGCTTAACATGATCTGTGATGTTGTTCTGTAGAGCCCGATTTCTACGACAATTTAGTGCTGTTCGTTGCGCTAGCCGTGGACTGGATTTGTGCCGTGGACTGGAAATAATCATGCCTTTGGCACTATATAGTGAGGTAGGCTGGTTTCCTCTTCTTATCAGCTAACCAActgttctgcagcagcagcaccagcacctgtGAGCTCTATAGTAACGGACTGCGCAGTTGATCAGCACCTATCGCGCAGCGGGGTTCCACCGACATGGCCACAACCGCATAACCTGCCCTGGCCACTAGTTGtcaaaaatcgataaattatTGGAAGTTCATTCAAATCGCG
The sequence above is a segment of the Anopheles darlingi chromosome 2, idAnoDarlMG_H_01, whole genome shotgun sequence genome. Coding sequences within it:
- the LOC125950971 gene encoding dynein axonemal assembly factor 6, giving the protein MSLLGGESIKMLQKLLKTSNDDSSDEETQQDGPQFGPGDIGEPVAKPSKKKITTVDPTEHITPCTYAPLQPSAVPDEKPQTLEEWELQQQCEAEALFETRKRPEYRISYRQTVATEDIYLQMNCKSPSTASCENMIIDVYLTGEEDTIGIHHIELAVKQQGIVVATPKYRLDLVLPHRIDPDKGNAAWLSDVKTLRLTLRMMRELDFVNF